The following coding sequences are from one Cenarchaeum symbiosum A window:
- a CDS encoding Fe-S oxidoreductase (COG1032) has translation MVGIKGGSIACCSMEYDYPLYRPPSEARSMIFQVTLGCSFNQCSFCDMYRSKEYSERPWEQVRSEIDLMARQMPDTKRVFLADGDALNLDTDYMVKIVRHVKESFPSLERISCYAMPMNILKKSDDELNRLREAGLDMLYLGVESGSDLVLKKVTKGATSSMISKAVNRGKGAGYVMSCMIILGLGGRTHSEEHIRGTAELINSCSPNYVGALTLYLENGIKGEFLEKFGEEFIPVSDEEALRELQNLVGSIETEDSIVFRANHGSNAYNVKGTFPADKEEMLKNISWMRSHPEVIRPKGLRGF, from the coding sequence ATGGTAGGAATAAAAGGCGGTTCGATAGCCTGCTGTTCAATGGAATATGACTATCCCCTGTACAGGCCGCCATCCGAGGCGCGGTCGATGATATTCCAGGTTACGCTGGGCTGCTCGTTCAACCAGTGCTCGTTCTGTGACATGTACCGTTCAAAGGAATACTCGGAGAGGCCGTGGGAGCAGGTAAGATCGGAGATTGATCTTATGGCCAGACAGATGCCCGATACAAAGAGGGTCTTTCTGGCAGACGGGGATGCCCTGAACCTTGACACCGACTACATGGTAAAGATAGTCCGGCATGTAAAGGAGAGCTTCCCGTCCCTTGAGAGGATTTCATGCTATGCCATGCCGATGAACATACTAAAGAAGAGCGATGACGAGCTGAACAGGCTGAGGGAGGCGGGCCTTGATATGCTGTACCTTGGAGTAGAGAGCGGCTCGGACCTTGTGTTAAAGAAGGTGACCAAAGGGGCCACAAGTTCCATGATATCAAAGGCCGTCAACCGCGGCAAAGGAGCCGGATATGTCATGTCGTGCATGATCATACTGGGGCTCGGAGGCAGGACGCACTCGGAAGAGCACATCCGGGGCACTGCCGAGCTGATAAATTCATGCTCGCCCAACTATGTGGGGGCTTTGACGTTATACCTCGAGAACGGGATAAAGGGCGAGTTTCTCGAAAAGTTTGGAGAAGAGTTCATACCTGTATCGGACGAGGAGGCGCTCAGAGAGCTGCAGAATCTAGTAGGTAGCATAGAGACAGAAGATAGCATTGTATTCCGGGCCAACCACGGCTCCAATGCGTACAACGTAAAGGGGACGTTCCCCGCCGACAAGGAAGAAATGCTCAAAAACATATCGTGGATGAGGTCACATCCCGAGGTCATACGGCCAAAGGGTTTGCGCGGGTTTTAG
- a CDS encoding nucleic acid-binding protein (COG1439): protein MCGGGRYLDNVTWVSREHIFKSVLGGVQNRRETATDMIKILDASSFYAGVPFGTSDTYHTTPQVFEEVRHIRGRQGVLDTLVGMGRIVIREPGTESLGKARSAAEKTGDVHELSAEDLSVLALSIETGGELLTDDFAVSNVAAILGIKIVPIMTAGIKRAGRWIRYCPGCKKRFNGVTECPRCGNPLKKKLVSHS from the coding sequence ATGTGTGGAGGCGGCAGGTATCTAGATAACGTAACATGGGTCTCACGTGAGCATATATTTAAAAGCGTTTTAGGGGGTGTTCAGAATAGGCGTGAAACGGCTACCGACATGATAAAGATACTTGATGCAAGCTCATTTTATGCAGGTGTACCCTTTGGAACCTCTGATACGTACCATACGACCCCGCAGGTCTTTGAAGAGGTGAGGCACATCCGGGGCAGGCAGGGAGTGCTGGATACGTTGGTGGGGATGGGCCGCATTGTAATAAGAGAGCCAGGGACCGAATCCCTTGGGAAAGCTAGGTCTGCCGCAGAAAAGACAGGTGACGTGCATGAGCTCTCCGCCGAGGACCTCTCGGTACTGGCACTATCGATAGAGACTGGCGGGGAGCTATTGACAGACGACTTTGCCGTATCAAATGTGGCCGCAATCTTGGGCATAAAGATAGTGCCGATAATGACCGCGGGAATAAAGCGCGCGGGCAGATGGATCCGCTACTGTCCTGGCTGCAAAAAGAGATTCAATGGGGTAACAGAGTGCCCCAGATGCGGCAACCCGCTAAAAAAGAAGCTAGTCAGTCATTCCTGA
- a CDS encoding ribonuclease HI (COG0328) codes for MAPTIYTDGSGGSESGFGYYIQETGHTFHEKKEGITSNQAEYHAILAVLKAADPAEPLVIYSDSKNTVSQLNHEFAINDNTLRNLAREAWPIMARFASLEIRWVPRAENPAGKMLGS; via the coding sequence TTGGCACCCACGATATACACCGACGGCTCCGGGGGCAGCGAGTCGGGCTTTGGCTACTATATCCAAGAGACCGGCCATACATTCCATGAGAAAAAAGAAGGCATTACAAGCAACCAGGCAGAATACCATGCCATACTGGCAGTCCTAAAGGCCGCAGACCCCGCCGAGCCCCTGGTGATATACAGCGATTCCAAGAATACAGTATCCCAGCTCAACCACGAATTTGCGATAAACGACAACACCCTGAGAAATCTTGCAAGGGAGGCATGGCCTATAATGGCGCGCTTTGCCAGCCTGGAGATAAGGTGGGTCCCGCGCGCCGAGAACCCCGCGGGAAAGATGCTCGGAAGCTAG
- a CDS encoding copper binding protein, plastocyanin/azurin family (COG3794) — MSQVRTGNAYGVGIMTVIVGVTAGAVFYQGFYLPESLEVPSVDEHILHPTADRIIDILVGSALPDQEENFVPKLVDIQLGVDNLVTWTNTDETPHTVTPDHSYADGYSGKFGSDGVLKAGETYEFLFTEPAVIEYHCQPHPWMQGTLSITKQRF, encoded by the coding sequence ATGAGCCAAGTCAGGACCGGCAACGCATACGGCGTGGGCATAATGACCGTGATAGTGGGTGTGACTGCCGGGGCCGTATTCTACCAGGGGTTCTACCTGCCGGAATCCCTCGAAGTGCCGTCGGTAGACGAGCACATACTGCACCCCACAGCAGACAGGATAATAGACATCCTGGTGGGATCCGCGCTGCCCGACCAGGAGGAGAATTTTGTCCCGAAGCTAGTCGATATACAGCTGGGGGTAGACAATCTTGTCACGTGGACCAACACCGACGAGACCCCTCATACCGTAACCCCCGATCACAGCTATGCCGACGGGTACAGCGGCAAGTTCGGCTCGGACGGCGTGCTAAAGGCGGGCGAGACGTACGAGTTCCTGTTTACAGAGCCCGCCGTGATAGAGTACCACTGCCAGCCCCATCCATGGATGCAGGGCACACTGAGCATCACAAAGCAAAGATTCTAG
- a CDS encoding prefoldin, chaperonin cofactor (COG1382), which translates to MELFKQVDRASAPDNPYSDRRFTEFHVPSPYQRYKKTGYSTYSMSAGQQVPPWLQEQIMKLQQTQQSLQSLQVQRQQLDMEKNETDKALEELEKTPEDGTVYKHAGSVLIKSNKVDMMADLKERKELADTRAKVLEKQVQRVNESLKEQETKINEMIKGGGPGGAPPPPPTL; encoded by the coding sequence ATGGAACTTTTTAAACAAGTTGACCGGGCGTCCGCCCCGGATAACCCATACTCAGACAGGCGATTCACAGAATTTCATGTGCCTAGTCCATACCAAAGATATAAGAAAACCGGATATTCCACGTATTCCATGTCAGCAGGTCAGCAGGTGCCACCATGGCTGCAGGAGCAGATCATGAAGCTGCAGCAGACCCAGCAGAGCCTCCAGTCGTTGCAGGTCCAGAGGCAGCAGCTAGACATGGAGAAGAATGAAACAGACAAGGCCCTCGAAGAGCTTGAAAAGACCCCGGAGGATGGCACCGTATACAAGCACGCGGGATCTGTCCTGATAAAGTCCAACAAAGTGGACATGATGGCGGACCTCAAAGAGAGAAAGGAGCTGGCAGATACCCGGGCCAAGGTGCTAGAAAAGCAGGTGCAGAGGGTAAACGAGAGCCTCAAGGAGCAGGAGACCAAGATAAACGAGATGATAAAGGGCGGGGGGCCAGGAGGCGCCCCACCGCCGCCCCCGACCCTCTGA
- a CDS encoding cytochrome b subunit of the bc complex (COG1290) has product MLTFIVFVILGVSGALLMFYYEPILDRAWDSVEFINDEVPFGFHIRNIHYHGSNAMVLLAILHMYYQYFSGRYKIRNEILWVTGVILGTVTILEAFTGYDIIFSERAELAISIAASLTNSIPVMGPTIRDAMFGSGFHDFVLRFYAQHVFILPLVMLGLMAVHFPRFLVFDVPMIMAISGAILITGGVFPIDLGFKFEPTVPPGITVPEWYLTGLYAFLRTQYDKFVTGVLWPGIFIASLLLIPFLDRYKKFSWKDRPIVTSFGIVGIAQIIVTTYWGFYIPPDVNIPLVERLVIDPIFLYLTMILLVPLGFGFSYMMILMARESERKAKLNKAKGPKKVATIDLSDKWINWVIVALIAFLVFLNIAAYNASITGFQNLSLFWVGLILFVFAAFFHVYRYAMGKSRETPAAPPPVPVERPKEIAEPVAETPKLPEKAAEPPVAGKEPPKELIAEVPKAKPAGVAGTGAAAPESAKTAPGPGTPDAPGTPDAPGKISADAGPGNQGTPDSPGKVSADAGSKNQGTPDVPGKVEADANPENRGK; this is encoded by the coding sequence ATGCTCACATTTATCGTATTTGTGATACTCGGGGTATCGGGCGCACTGCTCATGTTCTATTACGAGCCCATATTGGACAGGGCGTGGGATAGCGTCGAGTTCATCAACGATGAGGTCCCTTTTGGCTTTCATATCCGTAACATACACTATCACGGGTCTAACGCGATGGTCTTGCTTGCCATTTTGCACATGTATTACCAGTATTTCAGCGGCAGATACAAGATAAGAAACGAGATACTCTGGGTTACAGGGGTCATACTGGGGACCGTCACCATACTCGAAGCGTTCACAGGATACGATATAATATTCAGCGAACGGGCCGAGCTGGCTATCAGCATAGCCGCCTCACTGACCAATTCGATACCTGTAATGGGCCCGACTATCCGGGATGCGATGTTCGGGAGTGGCTTTCACGACTTTGTGCTCCGATTTTATGCCCAGCATGTATTCATTTTACCGCTTGTAATGCTCGGGCTTATGGCCGTGCATTTTCCGCGGTTCCTGGTATTCGATGTCCCGATGATCATGGCGATAAGCGGGGCCATACTGATTACAGGGGGAGTATTCCCCATTGATCTTGGCTTTAAATTCGAGCCCACGGTGCCGCCCGGCATTACGGTCCCCGAATGGTACCTGACGGGCCTGTACGCCTTTTTGAGGACGCAATATGACAAGTTTGTCACGGGGGTGCTCTGGCCCGGCATATTCATAGCTTCATTGCTGCTCATCCCGTTCCTGGACAGGTACAAAAAGTTCTCCTGGAAGGACCGCCCGATAGTCACCTCGTTCGGCATAGTGGGCATAGCCCAGATTATCGTCACCACCTACTGGGGATTCTACATACCCCCGGACGTCAACATACCTCTGGTGGAAAGGCTGGTAATAGACCCGATATTCCTGTATCTTACCATGATACTGCTTGTCCCTCTCGGCTTCGGATTCAGCTACATGATGATACTCATGGCAAGAGAATCAGAGAGAAAGGCCAAGCTGAACAAGGCCAAGGGGCCAAAGAAGGTGGCCACTATAGACCTGTCGGACAAGTGGATAAACTGGGTTATCGTAGCCCTGATAGCGTTCCTTGTCTTCCTCAATATTGCCGCATATAACGCGTCGATAACAGGTTTCCAGAACTTGTCGCTCTTTTGGGTGGGCCTGATACTGTTTGTATTCGCGGCATTCTTCCACGTGTATAGGTACGCGATGGGCAAGTCAAGGGAGACGCCTGCCGCCCCGCCCCCAGTTCCCGTCGAGCGGCCCAAAGAGATTGCAGAGCCGGTGGCTGAAACTCCAAAGCTGCCCGAAAAGGCAGCAGAGCCGCCAGTAGCCGGAAAAGAGCCCCCCAAGGAGCTCATAGCAGAGGTGCCAAAGGCAAAGCCCGCAGGGGTGGCCGGCACTGGCGCGGCAGCGCCAGAGAGCGCAAAGACTGCCCCGGGCCCCGGCACACCAGATGCTCCAGGTACACCGGATGCGCCCGGAAAGATATCCGCGGATGCCGGTCCCGGGAATCAGGGCACGCCGGATTCTCCCGGAAAGGTATCAGCGGATGCGGGCTCCAAGAATCAGGGCACGCCGGACGTCCCAGGCAAGGTAGAGGCGGATGCAAATCCCGAGAACCGGGGCAAATAG
- a CDS encoding hydrolase of the metallo-beta-lactamase superfamily (COG0595), translated as MTQLEFYGGIKEIGGNKILVEDKGTRVFLDFGMQMGRANDYFAEFMKPRTLNGMGDLFEFDLLPQLDGIYRKDYAKHMGLKHWDSETSVDAVLLSHAHVDHCAYIKYLRPEIPVYCTEATKMILQVFDDAGMGEEYITYKRNFGFHKKNGVGIKTIGKKRETKPRDIRLIKNLEKFKVGNIEVEPIAIDHSLPGACGFLMHTSSGTLGYTADIRFHGRHPDDSQKFVDRCGSEKPDCLLCEGTRIDVPKSDLTEIEIESKARTMMEDTKGLVVCSYPPRDLDRMLSFYNAAKAAGRVLAIDTRQAYLLKLFDESEECRGLFPSPKDPSIRVYLSRKKWGLIDKDPDYWTKKLVREDYKAWEHEFLSYDNAVDYRDISKKQNDYVFHCSDFKLQELIDVRPDEGSRYIRSSTEPFDEEMELDQVRVKRWLGKFGLIGSDNKWETLHVSGHGTHDQIKGVIDGSASKMLIPIHTNKEDHFDALHNNVRKVNLGDTLHL; from the coding sequence ATGACCCAGCTAGAGTTCTACGGCGGGATAAAGGAGATAGGCGGAAACAAGATCCTCGTAGAAGACAAGGGAACGCGGGTCTTTCTAGACTTTGGAATGCAGATGGGCAGGGCAAACGACTACTTTGCCGAGTTCATGAAGCCCCGCACTCTTAACGGAATGGGCGACCTCTTCGAGTTTGACCTGCTGCCGCAGCTGGATGGAATATACAGAAAAGATTATGCAAAGCACATGGGGCTAAAGCACTGGGACAGCGAGACTAGCGTAGATGCCGTCCTGCTCAGCCACGCACATGTGGATCACTGCGCCTATATCAAATATCTCAGGCCGGAGATACCCGTGTATTGTACAGAGGCCACAAAGATGATCCTGCAGGTATTCGACGATGCCGGGATGGGGGAAGAGTATATCACGTACAAGAGGAACTTTGGCTTTCACAAAAAAAACGGGGTGGGTATAAAGACAATCGGCAAGAAAAGGGAGACAAAACCCCGGGACATACGGCTGATCAAAAACCTTGAAAAGTTCAAGGTAGGGAACATAGAGGTAGAGCCGATAGCTATCGACCATTCCCTGCCCGGGGCTTGCGGCTTTCTGATGCATACATCCTCGGGGACTCTAGGCTATACCGCGGACATACGCTTTCACGGCCGCCATCCCGATGACAGCCAGAAATTTGTAGACAGGTGCGGCTCAGAAAAGCCCGACTGCCTGCTCTGCGAGGGCACAAGAATAGACGTACCAAAGTCCGACCTTACCGAGATAGAGATTGAATCCAAGGCACGGACAATGATGGAGGATACAAAGGGCCTTGTAGTGTGCAGCTACCCCCCGAGAGACCTTGACCGCATGCTGTCGTTTTACAACGCGGCAAAGGCAGCAGGCAGAGTCCTGGCAATAGACACAAGGCAGGCATATCTGCTCAAACTGTTCGATGAATCAGAAGAGTGCAGGGGGCTCTTCCCATCCCCGAAGGATCCCAGCATACGGGTGTACCTGTCCCGCAAAAAGTGGGGGCTTATCGACAAGGATCCGGACTATTGGACCAAAAAGCTGGTCCGGGAAGACTACAAGGCATGGGAGCACGAGTTTCTAAGCTATGATAACGCAGTCGATTACAGGGACATATCCAAAAAACAGAACGACTATGTATTTCACTGCTCGGACTTTAAGCTGCAGGAGCTCATAGATGTACGGCCGGACGAGGGTTCCCGCTATATCCGGTCATCGACAGAGCCGTTTGACGAAGAGATGGAGCTCGACCAGGTCCGTGTCAAGCGGTGGCTGGGAAAATTCGGGCTGATTGGCTCAGATAACAAATGGGAGACTCTACACGTATCAGGGCATGGAACGCACGACCAGATAAAAGGAGTAATAGACGGGTCCGCCTCCAAGATGCTAATCCCGATACACACGAACAAAGAGGACCACTTTGACGCCCTCCATAACAACGTCAGAAAGGTCAACCTGGGCGATACACTGCATCTTTGA
- a CDS encoding acyl-CoA synthetase (NDP forming) (COG1042) — MAESVFLSPASIAVIGASDKEGSVGRTITSNIMKGFTGTVYPISPTRQEVFGKKAFKTVLDVPGNIDLAVIVIKNTFVPAVLEECGKKGIRGAIVITAGFKEVGKEGAILEGQLRDIAAKHNMGIIGPNCLGVMNLDPKTMMNATFLKITPKTGHIALVSQSGAICAALCEDASAQGIGFSAIISMGNKAAMTEIEVLKMLADHEQTRVIVMYLEDMGDGQEFLRVARHITRELKKPILVLKSGRSPEGAKAAMSHTGALMGSDEIYDALLRQSGAIRVDTMEELFDYATAFSKQPLPKDGLVIVSNAGGPAIISTDMCSKLGIKMADISSIQKEIDAVIPPWGSSRNPVDIVGDADYNRFEGVLDKVLSHPSVGSVISMCTPSGTLDYDGLARVIVKMSAKHKKTMLASLMGLDEGTTNRDILSEGGIPYYMYAEGAIQTLYAMLLFVHGTSAEHGSIPDYPVDKEAAGKIIRDAIGEGRSSLLEEEGQAVLRAYGLPMPESAAASDPDKAVEAAKKIGYPVVMKIISPQITHKSDAGGVKVGISNEQEARAAYSEIIENAKKYDQNAEIKGVLIVEMVKGGREMIIGSKQEPGMGPVIMLGMGGIYVEVLKDVTFRLAPITDKEAEEMISGIKMHRILDGVRGEKPSDKTALAECMLRLSRLASDFAEIRELDMNPVLVLENGRGCRVLDVRIGLGPGE; from the coding sequence ATGGCCGAGTCGGTCTTTCTCTCACCCGCTTCAATAGCCGTAATCGGCGCGTCGGACAAAGAGGGCAGCGTGGGCAGGACCATCACCTCGAATATCATGAAGGGCTTTACCGGGACAGTCTATCCGATAAGCCCCACCAGACAGGAGGTATTTGGCAAAAAGGCGTTCAAGACTGTTCTAGACGTACCCGGGAATATCGACCTTGCTGTAATAGTGATAAAGAACACCTTTGTGCCCGCCGTTCTCGAAGAGTGCGGCAAAAAAGGAATACGTGGCGCCATAGTGATAACTGCCGGCTTTAAAGAAGTGGGCAAAGAGGGCGCCATTCTAGAGGGCCAGCTCCGCGACATAGCTGCAAAGCACAACATGGGGATCATCGGCCCCAACTGTCTAGGCGTGATGAACCTCGACCCCAAGACAATGATGAACGCCACATTCCTAAAGATAACCCCAAAGACCGGCCATATCGCGCTAGTCTCGCAGAGCGGGGCCATCTGCGCGGCCCTCTGCGAGGATGCGAGCGCCCAGGGAATAGGCTTCTCTGCCATAATCAGCATGGGGAACAAGGCCGCCATGACCGAAATAGAGGTGCTAAAAATGCTCGCCGACCACGAGCAGACAAGGGTGATAGTCATGTATCTCGAAGACATGGGTGACGGCCAGGAGTTTCTCCGTGTAGCGAGGCACATCACCCGCGAGCTCAAAAAGCCAATCCTCGTGCTAAAATCGGGCAGAAGCCCCGAGGGTGCAAAGGCCGCCATGTCGCATACAGGGGCACTGATGGGTTCCGACGAGATATACGACGCCCTTCTCCGCCAGTCGGGGGCCATACGTGTAGACACCATGGAGGAGCTATTCGACTATGCGACAGCTTTTTCAAAGCAGCCGCTCCCAAAAGACGGCCTGGTCATAGTGTCTAATGCAGGCGGCCCTGCCATAATATCGACCGACATGTGCTCAAAGCTCGGCATAAAGATGGCGGACATATCGAGCATACAAAAGGAGATAGACGCGGTGATACCCCCCTGGGGCAGCTCGCGCAATCCAGTCGACATAGTAGGCGATGCCGATTATAACAGGTTCGAGGGCGTATTGGACAAGGTGCTCTCCCACCCGTCTGTCGGCTCTGTAATATCGATGTGCACTCCCTCGGGCACACTAGACTATGACGGGCTGGCACGAGTCATAGTAAAGATGTCGGCCAAGCACAAAAAAACAATGCTGGCCAGCCTGATGGGTTTAGACGAGGGGACTACAAACCGTGACATCCTCTCAGAAGGAGGCATCCCGTATTACATGTATGCCGAGGGCGCCATCCAGACCCTATACGCGATGCTGCTCTTTGTCCACGGCACATCGGCAGAACACGGCAGCATACCGGATTATCCAGTGGATAAAGAAGCGGCAGGGAAGATAATAAGAGATGCCATAGGAGAAGGCAGGTCTTCGCTGCTCGAAGAAGAAGGCCAGGCTGTCTTGCGCGCGTACGGCCTGCCCATGCCGGAGAGTGCTGCTGCATCCGATCCCGATAAAGCAGTCGAAGCTGCAAAAAAGATAGGCTATCCCGTAGTCATGAAGATAATATCCCCGCAGATAACCCACAAGTCGGACGCCGGCGGCGTAAAGGTGGGCATATCAAATGAACAAGAGGCCAGGGCCGCCTATTCCGAGATTATCGAAAATGCAAAAAAGTACGATCAGAACGCAGAGATCAAAGGGGTGCTGATAGTAGAAATGGTCAAAGGTGGAAGGGAGATGATCATAGGCTCCAAGCAGGAGCCCGGCATGGGCCCGGTAATAATGCTGGGCATGGGCGGCATATACGTCGAAGTACTCAAGGATGTCACCTTTCGGCTGGCCCCCATAACAGACAAAGAGGCAGAAGAGATGATATCGGGGATCAAAATGCACAGGATCCTCGACGGGGTACGGGGCGAGAAGCCCTCCGATAAAACAGCCCTCGCAGAATGCATGCTCCGGCTCTCCCGGCTGGCATCGGACTTTGCCGAGATCCGCGAGCTCGATATGAACCCCGTTCTAGTTTTAGAGAATGGGAGGGGGTGCCGCGTGCTAGATGTAAGGATAGGCCTTGGCCCAGGGGAATAG
- a CDS encoding 4-hydroxybutyryl-CoA dehydratase (COG2368), with translation MQAITDGDTYIDSLRGRKMKVYLMGELIENYVDHPMIRPSINAVAETYDLAVREPELASVESKLTGRRINRFLHIVESPDDLVMQNKMQRKLGQNTGTCFQRCVGMDALNALHSTTYEIDEKHGTTYHKKLLDFIKMIQGENAVIGGAMSDPKGDRSKGPSEQVDPDLYTHIVAKDDKGIYVSGAKAHQTGCINSHWIIIMPTMRLTEDDRDWAVVGAIPADAEGLTYIYGRQSCDTRSMEEGDIDDGNAKFSGQEAMIILDKVFVPWEHIFMNGEYEFASMLVERFTCYHRRSYVCKTGVGDVLIGAAGTIADYNGVPKVSHIREKMIEMTHLNETIYAAGIASSYQAQKMKSGVYLNDDMLAQVCKHNVTKFPYEIARLTQDIAGGLMVTLPSEKDFRNPETGPLLKKYLVGRKGVDVENRMRILRLIENMTMGRNAVGYLTESMHGAGSPQAQRIQIQRQMQLGYKMNLAKNLAGITGDNNEPSEDASYFRRVFKIEKRPPPEE, from the coding sequence ATGCAAGCGATCACAGACGGCGACACCTACATTGACAGCCTCCGGGGCAGAAAGATGAAGGTCTACCTTATGGGCGAGCTCATAGAGAACTATGTGGACCACCCCATGATAAGGCCGTCAATAAACGCAGTGGCCGAGACGTACGACCTTGCGGTCAGGGAGCCGGAGCTGGCCTCTGTGGAATCCAAGCTGACCGGCAGGCGCATAAACCGGTTCCTCCACATTGTGGAGAGCCCCGACGATCTTGTCATGCAGAACAAAATGCAGAGAAAGCTCGGCCAGAACACGGGCACGTGCTTTCAGCGCTGTGTCGGCATGGATGCTTTAAACGCCCTCCATTCGACCACCTATGAAATAGACGAAAAGCACGGGACGACCTACCACAAAAAGCTGCTGGACTTTATCAAGATGATACAGGGCGAAAACGCGGTAATAGGCGGCGCCATGTCGGATCCCAAGGGCGACCGCAGCAAGGGGCCGTCAGAACAGGTGGACCCGGATCTTTACACCCATATCGTGGCAAAGGACGACAAGGGGATATACGTATCCGGCGCAAAGGCGCACCAGACGGGCTGCATAAACTCCCACTGGATAATCATCATGCCGACCATGAGATTGACAGAAGACGACAGGGACTGGGCGGTTGTCGGCGCGATACCTGCCGATGCGGAAGGCCTCACGTACATCTATGGAAGGCAGTCATGCGATACCCGCAGCATGGAGGAAGGCGACATAGACGACGGCAATGCAAAGTTCAGCGGGCAGGAGGCCATGATAATACTCGACAAGGTATTCGTCCCGTGGGAGCACATATTCATGAACGGCGAATACGAGTTTGCCTCGATGCTAGTAGAGCGCTTTACCTGCTATCACCGGCGCAGCTATGTATGCAAGACAGGGGTGGGCGATGTCCTGATAGGGGCCGCAGGGACTATCGCCGACTATAACGGCGTGCCAAAGGTCTCCCATATACGCGAAAAAATGATAGAGATGACCCATCTGAATGAGACGATATATGCAGCAGGGATAGCCTCCTCATACCAGGCGCAAAAGATGAAGTCCGGCGTCTACCTGAATGATGACATGCTAGCCCAGGTCTGCAAGCACAATGTCACAAAGTTCCCGTACGAGATAGCGCGCCTGACCCAGGACATAGCCGGCGGATTAATGGTCACCCTTCCCTCTGAAAAAGATTTCAGAAACCCAGAGACTGGGCCCCTGCTCAAAAAGTACCTTGTGGGCCGCAAGGGCGTAGACGTAGAGAACCGCATGAGGATACTCCGCCTTATCGAGAACATGACCATGGGGAGAAACGCCGTCGGCTATCTCACAGAGTCCATGCACGGGGCAGGCTCTCCCCAGGCGCAGAGAATACAGATACAGAGGCAGATGCAGCTAGGATACAAGATGAACCTGGCAAAGAACCTGGCAGGGATAACAGGGGATAACAACGAGCCGAGCGAGGATGCGTCCTACTTTAGGCGTGTATTCAAGATAGAAAAGCGGCCGCCCCCGGAAGAATAA
- a CDS encoding helicase-associated endonuclease for fork-structured DNA (COG1948): protein MRHRMDPPTHRIIVDERERRSGIPDLLKSVDINVEVKTLPIGDYIVAHETVVERKSLPDLISSVFDGRLYDQCDRLRENFEHPIILMEGNVDEIDDIIENPLTFYGAVSRIALDFKIPIIPTPSAAHTAKLLVSMCLKKDRAAGPFLKKIKKSNDVQKQQLSSLSSLPGVGEKLAGRMLEKFGTPLRTFNASSAELSKVAGLGPSRAKKIRKMLDTKSSLHKKGNQSTLQE from the coding sequence ATGAGGCACCGCATGGATCCACCCACCCACAGAATTATAGTGGACGAGCGCGAGCGCCGCAGCGGGATACCCGACCTGCTAAAGTCGGTGGACATCAACGTAGAGGTAAAGACGCTCCCGATAGGCGACTATATTGTCGCCCACGAGACAGTAGTGGAGAGAAAGAGCCTGCCCGATTTGATATCGTCTGTATTCGATGGCAGATTGTACGACCAATGCGACCGTCTACGGGAGAACTTTGAGCACCCGATAATACTGATGGAGGGAAACGTAGATGAAATAGACGACATAATAGAAAACCCCCTCACCTTCTACGGGGCAGTATCTAGGATTGCTCTGGATTTTAAAATCCCCATAATACCCACTCCGAGCGCCGCCCATACCGCAAAACTGCTAGTCTCCATGTGCCTCAAAAAGGACAGGGCCGCGGGGCCGTTTCTAAAAAAGATAAAAAAGTCAAACGATGTGCAGAAACAGCAGCTCTCCTCTCTGAGCAGCCTGCCCGGGGTAGGCGAGAAGCTGGCAGGCCGCATGCTCGAAAAATTCGGCACACCTCTCCGCACGTTCAACGCATCTTCAGCCGAGCTATCAAAGGTGGCGGGCCTTGGGCCCTCCCGGGCAAAAAAGATCCGCAAGATGCTCGATACAAAGAGCAGTCTGCACAAAAAGGGAAACCAGAGCACGCTTCAGGAATGA